TTTGTTGAGTACTTTGGACCTGGCTTGAAGAGTTTATCTCTAGCTGACCGTGCTACTGTCGCTAATATGGCACCGGAATATGGTGCGACTTGTGGTTATTTTCCTATTGATGACGAGACTCTTAACTACATGCGTTTAACTAATCGTGATGAGGAACATATCCAAGTCACTGAAGCCTATACAAAAGCCAATCATCTTTTCTATGATCCAAGTAAAGAAGCCAAGTATACTAAGATTGTTGAAGTCGATTTGTCATCTATTAAACCTTCTATCTCAGGTCCTAAACGTCCACAAGATTTGATTCTTTTATCTGATGCTAAGCAAGAATTTCAAGATGCAGTGGTACGTGAAGCAGGTGTCCGTGGTTTCGGTTTGGATAATGAAGAGTTAGCAAAAACTGCAAAAGTTGATTTTGAGGATCATTCAGAAATAATTCAAACGGGTCATGTTGCCATTGCAGCAATCACATCATGTACCAATACCTCTAATCCTTACGTTCTTATGGCAGCCGGTCTTTTAGCCAAAAAAGCTGTTGAGAAAGGATTAAAAGTATCTCCAACAGTGAAGACATCTTTAGCACCAGGTTCTAAGGTTGTTACTGGTTATCTCAAAGCTTCAGGCTTGCAAACCTATCTAGATAAGCTTGGCTTTAACTTGGTAGGTTATGGTTGCACAACTTGTATTGGTAACTCAGGAGATTTACGTCCTGAAGTGGCTAAGGCTATTGTAGACAATGATCTCTTAGCGAGTGCTGTGTTGTCAGGAAATCGTAATTTTGAAGGGCGTATTAATCCACTTGTTAAAGCGAATTTCTTAGCTAGTCCACCATTAGTTGTTGCTTATGCCTTGGCTGGTAACACGAATATTGATTTGACAACTGAGCCTCTAGGCTTTGACGACAATGGTCAAGCTGTTTATTTAGAGGAGATTATGCCATCTCGTGATGACATTGAGACTTATGTTGATAAATACGTCACCCGTCAACTCTTCCAAGATGAATATGCCAGTGTCTTTTCTGATAGCGAGAAGTGGAATGCCATTCCTACTGAACAAAGTCAAAATTATAAATGGAATCAAAACTCTACCTATATTCAAAACCCACCTTACTTTGATGCTTTAGGAGATGATTTGAGTATTAAACCATTGGATGATTTGAAGGTTTTGGCTAAATTTGGAGATACGGTTACAACAGACCATATTTCTCCAGCGGGTAATATTGCCAGAAATAGCCCAGCAGCTCGTTATTTGACTGAGAATGGTGTTGATTATCAAGAATTTAATTCTTATGGTAGCCGTCGTGGAAATCACGAAGTCATGATGCGAGGAACTTTTGCTAATATTCGTATAAAGAATGAGCTAGCAGATGGAAAAATTGGTGGATATACTAAATATGATGGTGATATTCTACCTATATATGATGCTGCTATGAAATATAAAGAAGCTAATCAAGATACGCTTGTAATTGCTGGTAAGGATTATGGTATGGGCTCTAGTCG
The DNA window shown above is from Streptococcus salivarius and carries:
- the acnA gene encoding aconitate hydratase AcnA: MQEYCSNLTVNGKTFSFYDLEKAAKSHDVKVGELPYTIRILLESLLRKKDGVDVKESHISDLIKFPNFPTISEVPFKPSRVILQDFTGVPVVVDLASMRDAIVANGGKAEFINPEIPVDLVIDHSVQVDSYGCDTALEDNINLEFKRNNERYEFLKWAEQSFENYRAVPPATGIIHQVNIEFLSDVIIENDGLLYPDSMFGTDSHTTMINGIGVLGWGVGGIEAEAAMLGEASYFPIPEVIGVHLTGELPKIATATDLALKITQVLRSENVVGKFVEYFGPGLKSLSLADRATVANMAPEYGATCGYFPIDDETLNYMRLTNRDEEHIQVTEAYTKANHLFYDPSKEAKYTKIVEVDLSSIKPSISGPKRPQDLILLSDAKQEFQDAVVREAGVRGFGLDNEELAKTAKVDFEDHSEIIQTGHVAIAAITSCTNTSNPYVLMAAGLLAKKAVEKGLKVSPTVKTSLAPGSKVVTGYLKASGLQTYLDKLGFNLVGYGCTTCIGNSGDLRPEVAKAIVDNDLLASAVLSGNRNFEGRINPLVKANFLASPPLVVAYALAGNTNIDLTTEPLGFDDNGQAVYLEEIMPSRDDIETYVDKYVTRQLFQDEYASVFSDSEKWNAIPTEQSQNYKWNQNSTYIQNPPYFDALGDDLSIKPLDDLKVLAKFGDTVTTDHISPAGNIARNSPAARYLTENGVDYQEFNSYGSRRGNHEVMMRGTFANIRIKNELADGKIGGYTKYDGDILPIYDAAMKYKEANQDTLVIAGKDYGMGSSRDWAAKGANLLGVKVVLAESFERIHRSNLVMMGILPVQFMEGENAESLGLTGHETFSFDLSENPGVHDVITVTASTPEQTKTFKALVRFDADADIRYYKNGGILPMVVRKKLKGA